Proteins encoded together in one Halalkaliarchaeum sp. AArc-CO window:
- a CDS encoding 4Fe-4S ferredoxin N-terminal domain-containing protein, whose product MADLPPKKGDPEWEEWAEDILDSTEFDTDLGKRISKDALRIAEGELSKAEFHERYSDEMKAEFGVDERPTEPAPETDTAMPRVPGDRNQTRRNVLKAMGGAAAAVGLAGCVGASADDGSETGGNPEPDTQLGMAIDTERCIACLQCSEACKEENNTDIGVHWPYVFRYEDEHAGENREDFLTRHCQHCSEPSCTYVCPTQARYRRTEDGLVLTDYDTCVGCKYCQVACPYGVNYLGKDEPNEVVGNEFDGDRVGRDGRTVGGNPPKGVMGKCTFCVHRQDSDDEELQGTTACEQACPVDAIHFGDMKDRDSDPREHLREKEASNQYKLLDEVGNEPNIVYIGKRPSKDAEPVQGPVSYEQLNMRDGNYDYVGAPEDAAAESEEGDAA is encoded by the coding sequence ATGGCGGATCTACCACCGAAAAAAGGTGATCCGGAGTGGGAGGAGTGGGCAGAGGATATCCTCGACTCCACCGAGTTCGACACCGATCTCGGGAAACGGATCTCGAAAGACGCGTTGCGCATCGCCGAGGGCGAACTCTCGAAAGCGGAGTTCCACGAGCGATACAGCGACGAGATGAAAGCGGAGTTCGGAGTCGACGAACGGCCGACGGAGCCCGCCCCCGAAACCGACACTGCGATGCCGAGGGTTCCAGGGGACCGAAACCAGACCCGCCGGAACGTGTTGAAAGCGATGGGCGGGGCGGCCGCCGCCGTAGGACTTGCGGGCTGTGTCGGCGCCAGCGCCGACGATGGTTCCGAAACCGGTGGGAACCCGGAACCGGACACGCAACTCGGGATGGCGATCGACACCGAGCGCTGTATTGCCTGTCTCCAGTGCTCGGAAGCCTGCAAGGAGGAGAACAACACCGACATCGGCGTCCACTGGCCGTACGTGTTCCGATACGAGGACGAACACGCCGGCGAAAACCGCGAAGACTTCCTCACCCGGCACTGCCAGCACTGTTCGGAGCCGTCCTGTACGTACGTCTGTCCGACCCAGGCGAGATACCGACGCACCGAAGACGGGCTGGTTCTCACCGATTACGACACGTGTGTCGGCTGCAAGTACTGTCAGGTGGCCTGCCCGTACGGCGTCAACTACCTCGGCAAGGACGAACCGAACGAAGTCGTCGGTAACGAGTTTGACGGGGACCGTGTCGGCCGCGACGGAAGAACTGTCGGAGGGAACCCTCCGAAGGGCGTCATGGGGAAGTGTACGTTCTGTGTCCATCGTCAGGACTCCGACGACGAGGAGCTGCAGGGGACGACCGCTTGCGAACAGGCGTGTCCGGTCGACGCTATTCACTTCGGCGACATGAAGGACCGCGACAGCGACCCCCGGGAACATCTCCGGGAGAAGGAAGCCTCGAACCAGTACAAGCTGCTCGACGAGGTCGGAAACGAGCCGAACATCGTTTACATCGGCAAGCGTCCCTCGAAGGACGCCGAGCCGGTCCAAGGACCGGTCTCTTATGAACAGCTCAACATGCGTGACGGGAACTACGACTACGTCGGGGCTCCCGAGGACGCGGCAGCCGAAAGCGAGGAGGGTGATGCCGCATGA
- a CDS encoding helix-turn-helix domain-containing protein produces the protein MEPHPEAGCFVAQIGEEGDDVTHDLVCWDADCVNCECRAEIQVSSGSTRQFVAGDVNDRCICPVFRRYDCLPSIESFDGAELVVSLILPDREELTEIVSELREVGAAVQLDRLTKSSSESEESVLELEASGITEKQREAVRTAIECGYYETPRRADLGDLAEKLDVSRSAVSQRLGAVESKLVTELFRAEHGAREERNLVRGD, from the coding sequence GTGGAACCACACCCAGAAGCCGGCTGTTTCGTCGCGCAGATCGGCGAGGAGGGGGACGACGTGACTCACGATCTCGTCTGTTGGGACGCCGACTGCGTGAACTGCGAGTGTCGTGCGGAGATTCAGGTCTCCAGCGGTTCGACGCGGCAGTTCGTCGCCGGCGATGTCAACGATCGGTGTATCTGCCCGGTGTTTCGCCGATACGACTGTCTGCCCTCCATCGAATCGTTCGACGGCGCGGAACTCGTCGTTTCTCTCATCCTCCCCGACCGTGAGGAACTGACGGAGATCGTCTCCGAACTGCGAGAAGTCGGAGCGGCGGTTCAGCTTGACCGACTCACCAAGTCCTCCTCCGAGAGTGAGGAAAGCGTTCTCGAACTCGAGGCCAGTGGGATCACAGAAAAACAGCGCGAGGCTGTCCGGACGGCGATCGAATGCGGCTACTACGAGACGCCGCGTCGGGCGGACCTCGGCGATCTCGCGGAGAAACTGGACGTCTCCCGCTCTGCGGTCTCTCAGCGTCTCGGGGCAGTCGAATCCAAACTCGTCACCGAACTGTTCCGCGCGGAGCACGGTGCCCGCGAGGAGCGCAATCTCGTTCGGGGCGACTGA
- the nrfD gene encoding NrfD/PsrC family molybdoenzyme membrane anchor subunit has product MSGVEIDPERVLKPLKNTSKQYYILLGLFTLALLLFLEAWVHQITYGVGAVTGIGDWGISGGVPWGLYIGGFVWWIGVAHGGIAISAAVRVINLDKYRPIARIAEVLTVLALGMAALNIVLSMGRPDRIFNTIVQWPFTVHHSPLAWDIAVISLYLVLTLTYMTLSLRSEISALRHRLPTWLAPLYALITLGYRPDEDEKIEQILWWLAVAILALVPLLSGGVVPWLFSLIAAQPGWYGAAAGAAMLTESITSALALVLIMTVVFRYAYGWHDMIEDGILRDLTIVLAFLALATIWFTMHDVLTGYYIAPVNIGALTAGMLELNFFWLAIGGLVVSVVLLFGMIGWPEYFFNTPLLVGVSALLAITILNKKVMFVVEGLMYPTQPPLTNLYPTGVYSPTLVEWILFLGTIMLAGFGFLVISKLIPMIELEKEERELLRPNAETDKTEVE; this is encoded by the coding sequence ATGAGCGGCGTCGAGATCGACCCGGAACGGGTGTTGAAACCGCTGAAAAACACCTCGAAACAGTATTACATACTCCTCGGACTGTTCACGCTCGCGCTGCTTTTGTTCCTCGAGGCGTGGGTCCACCAGATCACCTACGGCGTCGGTGCCGTGACGGGGATCGGCGACTGGGGGATCTCCGGTGGGGTCCCCTGGGGCCTGTACATCGGCGGCTTCGTCTGGTGGATCGGGGTCGCTCACGGCGGGATCGCGATCTCCGCAGCGGTCCGGGTGATCAACCTCGACAAGTACCGGCCGATCGCACGGATCGCCGAAGTGCTCACCGTGCTCGCACTCGGGATGGCCGCGCTCAACATCGTGTTGAGCATGGGGCGACCGGACCGGATCTTCAACACGATCGTCCAGTGGCCGTTCACGGTGCATCACTCGCCGCTGGCGTGGGACATCGCGGTTATCTCGCTGTATCTGGTGCTCACGCTTACGTACATGACCCTCTCGCTACGGTCCGAGATCAGCGCGCTCCGTCACCGGCTGCCGACGTGGCTCGCGCCGCTGTACGCGTTGATCACGCTGGGCTACCGCCCGGACGAAGACGAAAAGATCGAACAGATCCTCTGGTGGCTCGCTGTCGCGATCCTGGCGCTCGTGCCATTGCTTTCCGGCGGGGTCGTCCCCTGGCTGTTCAGCCTCATCGCCGCCCAGCCCGGGTGGTACGGTGCCGCAGCCGGGGCGGCGATGCTCACCGAGTCGATTACCAGCGCGCTCGCGCTCGTGCTCATCATGACCGTCGTGTTCAGATACGCCTACGGCTGGCACGACATGATCGAGGACGGCATCCTGCGTGATCTCACGATCGTGCTCGCGTTCCTCGCGCTGGCGACGATCTGGTTTACGATGCACGACGTGTTGACCGGCTACTACATCGCGCCGGTCAACATCGGCGCGCTCACTGCCGGAATGCTCGAGTTGAACTTCTTCTGGCTCGCGATCGGCGGCCTGGTGGTTTCGGTCGTTCTCCTGTTCGGGATGATCGGCTGGCCGGAGTATTTCTTCAACACCCCACTGCTGGTGGGCGTCTCCGCACTGCTTGCGATAACGATCCTGAACAAGAAAGTGATGTTCGTCGTCGAGGGGCTCATGTACCCGACCCAGCCCCCGTTGACGAACCTCTATCCGACCGGCGTGTACTCGCCGACGCTCGTCGAGTGGATCCTGTTCCTCGGGACGATCATGCTCGCCGGGTTCGGATTCCTCGTCATCTCGAAGCTGATCCCAATGATCGAACTCGAAAAGGAAGAACGAGAACTCCTCAGACCGAACGCTGAAACCGACAAAACGGAGGTGGAATAA
- a CDS encoding thioredoxin family protein, with amino-acid sequence MNLGESQSSNGETPPTLETMEPGSDWDPASHADVVEMLSTEGLAFKVWGGDWCGDCRRQLPALGAALQAADVPPERIEQYSVEKTEDGKKTGPRMSEYGVELIPTVVVERDGTELARFVESGEKPIPEALSAQLADEISGRS; translated from the coding sequence ATGAACCTCGGAGAATCGCAAAGTTCGAACGGTGAAACCCCCCCGACCCTGGAAACGATGGAGCCCGGATCCGACTGGGATCCGGCTTCACACGCCGACGTCGTCGAGATGCTTTCAACAGAAGGGCTCGCATTCAAGGTGTGGGGCGGGGACTGGTGTGGCGACTGTCGACGCCAGCTCCCGGCGCTCGGCGCAGCCCTTCAGGCGGCCGACGTCCCGCCCGAACGGATCGAACAGTACTCGGTCGAAAAGACCGAGGACGGGAAGAAAACGGGCCCGCGGATGTCCGAGTACGGCGTGGAGCTCATTCCGACCGTCGTCGTCGAACGCGACGGAACAGAGCTGGCCAGGTTCGTCGAAAGCGGCGAGAAACCGATCCCGGAGGCGCTGTCTGCGCAGCTCGCCGACGAGATCAGCGGACGATCGTAA
- a CDS encoding asparaginase, producing the protein MTTPTLAVLSCGGTIAAEPDDDGAAPAKSGEQLLGSVPALEGRAEFEIHEVCSQPGFDMRWRDVTAAAELAEAVQSSADGIVLTHGTDTLADTAYALELLEDLPIPVIVTGAQRRLDETSSDAPANLLSAVRAAADDRFAAGVHVAFDQEIHAARDVVKGHTSALDTFRSPGKGPVATLSRSDVRIHRTPQRRANVPPLGAVAPETIPRVPIVHSGTGVGAEELNRLIQADGASDEGASENGHPVGGVVIEGTGLGNVSGALGEAIASVSEELPVVVGTRCYAGATEPVYGTPGGAVTLSEAGVAFAGDLSTAKARVKLALGLAADVDVEMLFAD; encoded by the coding sequence ACTACGCCCACCCTCGCGGTGTTGTCGTGTGGCGGAACGATCGCTGCCGAACCCGACGACGACGGGGCGGCACCCGCCAAATCCGGCGAACAGCTGCTGGGTTCGGTTCCGGCACTCGAGGGACGGGCTGAGTTCGAGATTCACGAGGTGTGCTCTCAGCCCGGATTCGACATGCGGTGGAGAGACGTGACCGCGGCCGCCGAACTGGCCGAAGCCGTCCAGTCGTCGGCCGACGGAATCGTGCTCACGCACGGGACGGACACGCTTGCAGACACCGCCTACGCGCTGGAACTGTTGGAAGACCTTCCGATTCCGGTGATCGTCACCGGCGCCCAGCGACGGCTCGACGAGACCTCCTCGGACGCGCCGGCGAACCTGCTGTCCGCGGTTCGGGCCGCAGCCGACGACCGGTTCGCTGCGGGCGTTCACGTCGCCTTCGATCAGGAGATCCACGCCGCACGGGACGTCGTCAAGGGCCACACGAGCGCCCTGGACACCTTCCGGTCGCCCGGGAAGGGTCCGGTCGCGACCCTGTCTCGCAGCGACGTGCGGATTCACCGAACCCCGCAGCGACGGGCGAACGTCCCACCGCTGGGAGCGGTAGCGCCGGAAACGATCCCCCGGGTTCCGATCGTTCACTCGGGAACCGGAGTCGGTGCCGAGGAGCTCAATCGACTGATCCAGGCGGATGGCGCCAGCGATGAGGGCGCCAGCGAGAACGGCCATCCAGTCGGCGGCGTCGTGATCGAGGGGACCGGCCTCGGAAACGTGTCGGGGGCGCTCGGAGAAGCGATCGCGTCGGTGTCGGAGGAACTCCCGGTCGTCGTCGGTACCCGGTGTTACGCCGGCGCGACCGAGCCGGTGTACGGGACTCCCGGCGGCGCCGTCACGCTGTCGGAGGCAGGGGTCGCGTTCGCCGGGGACCTCTCGACGGCGAAAGCACGGGTGAAGCTGGCGCTGGGACTCGCAGCAGACGTCGACGTGGAGATGCTGTTTGCAGACTGA
- a CDS encoding NUDIX hydrolase: protein MTDGNDEPETLDRRRVELPGEPEWPVLESRIEYETDWFLGGYDLVEQPDGTRKRYYWAELPPAVVVVARAGDELLFVEQYRPTIRETQLELPAGIVEEGESFTGAAIRELEEETGFRPSSTAVLETVWCSTGLLRHRRAYVYADGLEPGDRELDSNEFLAPRALPIAEAVPRVREGSTNDATLEGLLLAEREGVLEI, encoded by the coding sequence ATGACCGACGGGAACGACGAGCCCGAAACCCTCGACCGTCGGCGAGTCGAACTCCCGGGGGAGCCGGAGTGGCCCGTTCTCGAGTCGCGAATCGAGTACGAGACCGACTGGTTCCTCGGCGGCTACGACCTTGTCGAACAGCCGGACGGAACGCGGAAACGCTACTACTGGGCGGAGCTTCCCCCCGCGGTAGTCGTCGTCGCGAGGGCTGGCGACGAGCTGCTGTTTGTCGAACAGTACCGACCGACCATCCGCGAGACGCAACTGGAACTGCCCGCCGGTATCGTCGAGGAGGGGGAATCGTTTACCGGTGCGGCCATCCGGGAACTCGAGGAAGAAACCGGGTTCCGTCCGTCGTCGACGGCGGTTCTGGAGACGGTGTGGTGCTCTACAGGGCTGTTACGTCACCGACGGGCGTACGTATACGCGGACGGACTGGAACCGGGGGATCGTGAACTCGATTCGAACGAGTTTCTCGCTCCGCGGGCGCTCCCGATCGCAGAGGCGGTTCCGCGGGTGCGTGAGGGATCGACGAACGACGCCACGCTGGAAGGGCTGCTGCTCGCGGAGCGTGAAGGGGTTCTCGAGATCTGA
- the hisF gene encoding imidazole glycerol phosphate synthase subunit HisF, with translation MALTKRIIPCIDVDLDEEGNAAVYTGVHFEDLQYTGDPVEMAKAYNDAGADEFVFLDITASAEGRETMLDTVSAVADECFIPLTVGGGIRTKSDIKETLRAGADKVSITTGALERPELINEGAAAFGSQCIVISVDARRRYDEGGEHYVEVGGESCWFECTKKGGREGTGTDVIEWAREAESRGAGELFVNSIDADGTKDGYDVPLTTAVCEAVSTPVIASSGCGGPEDMYEVFTEAGADAALAASIFHFGEYSIQEIKEYLDERGVPVRL, from the coding sequence ATGGCACTCACGAAACGCATCATTCCCTGTATCGACGTCGACCTCGACGAGGAGGGCAACGCGGCGGTGTACACCGGCGTTCACTTCGAGGACCTGCAGTACACGGGCGATCCCGTCGAGATGGCGAAGGCGTACAACGACGCTGGAGCAGACGAGTTCGTCTTCCTGGACATCACCGCGAGCGCCGAGGGACGCGAGACGATGCTGGATACGGTTTCGGCTGTCGCCGACGAGTGTTTCATCCCGCTCACGGTGGGTGGCGGCATCCGGACGAAGTCGGACATCAAAGAGACGCTCCGTGCGGGGGCGGACAAGGTGTCGATCACGACTGGGGCGCTCGAGCGTCCCGAACTCATAAACGAGGGGGCGGCTGCGTTCGGCAGCCAGTGTATCGTCATCTCGGTCGACGCCCGTCGGCGGTACGACGAGGGGGGCGAACACTACGTCGAAGTCGGCGGGGAGTCCTGCTGGTTCGAATGTACGAAGAAAGGCGGCCGTGAAGGGACCGGAACCGACGTGATCGAGTGGGCGCGGGAGGCGGAGTCCCGCGGGGCCGGCGAACTGTTCGTCAACTCGATCGACGCCGACGGCACGAAGGACGGCTACGACGTCCCGCTCACGACGGCGGTGTGTGAGGCCGTTTCTACACCCGTGATCGCCTCCTCCGGCTGTGGCGGACCTGAAGACATGTACGAGGTGTTCACCGAAGCAGGCGCCGACGCGGCGCTGGCTGCCTCGATATTCCACTTCGGCGAGTACTCCATCCAGGAGATAAAGGAGTATCTCGACGAGCGGGGTGTCCCCGTTCGGTTGTGA
- a CDS encoding 2Fe-2S iron-sulfur cluster-binding protein, producing the protein MDRKHPEDARPERCSGGGCENGRQCDRSPSQTRRRNLLGVVATGGSLALAGCVGLFPEPERQTVPEPDEDDGENDEADPGPFDVEYLVQEASIEVARDENLLEAGEEQGWELPYQCRSGFCGQCLGHVDGDGHELVEMTNNDYDPLDDDAIADGYVLTCTGQPRGDFALETGVAGALTDETDEEDEADDETEDAETHAIEYVKQEATIDVPETENLLEAGEEQGWDLPYQCRVGVCGQCTARVDGDGHELVEMTDNDVLSDDEIEDGYVLTCTGQPRAEFSIETDESP; encoded by the coding sequence ATGGACCGAAAGCACCCGGAGGACGCGCGACCCGAACGATGCTCGGGAGGCGGATGTGAAAACGGCAGGCAGTGTGACCGCTCCCCGTCGCAGACTCGACGGCGGAACCTCCTCGGAGTGGTCGCTACCGGCGGTTCACTCGCGCTTGCGGGGTGTGTTGGACTGTTCCCCGAGCCAGAACGGCAGACTGTCCCGGAACCGGACGAGGACGACGGGGAAAACGACGAGGCTGATCCTGGCCCGTTCGACGTCGAGTATCTGGTACAGGAGGCGTCGATCGAAGTTGCGCGGGACGAGAACTTGCTGGAGGCCGGCGAGGAGCAGGGCTGGGAGCTCCCGTATCAGTGTCGCTCCGGCTTTTGTGGACAGTGTCTGGGACACGTGGACGGCGACGGCCACGAACTCGTCGAGATGACGAACAACGACTACGACCCGCTCGACGACGACGCGATCGCCGACGGATACGTACTGACGTGTACCGGGCAGCCTCGGGGGGACTTCGCGCTGGAAACGGGTGTGGCGGGTGCGCTCACCGACGAGACTGACGAGGAGGACGAAGCGGACGACGAAACCGAGGACGCGGAAACACACGCCATCGAATACGTAAAGCAGGAAGCGACGATCGACGTCCCGGAAACCGAGAACCTGCTCGAAGCCGGCGAAGAGCAGGGCTGGGATCTCCCCTACCAGTGCCGCGTCGGCGTGTGTGGCCAGTGTACGGCCCGCGTCGACGGCGACGGACACGAACTCGTCGAAATGACCGACAACGACGTACTGAGCGACGACGAGATCGAAGACGGCTACGTGTTGACCTGTACGGGTCAGCCTCGGGCGGAGTTCTCCATCGAGACCGACGAGAGTCCCTGA
- a CDS encoding universal stress protein, translating to MRYLVATDGSPQGDDAVAYAATRAAAFDAQLEIVHVLTSRTRSVDGEAVLEDELEGTETGEAVLERASSIAREAVGSHQGEFRVSTQLLTGRPAHAIADHATEIGADAIFTGHRGLSSKREKMVGSVAKGVVDEADVPVTIVR from the coding sequence ATGCGATATCTCGTTGCGACAGACGGTTCCCCGCAGGGCGACGATGCGGTTGCATACGCGGCGACTCGGGCGGCGGCGTTCGACGCACAGCTGGAGATCGTTCACGTGCTGACGTCACGAACGCGGTCGGTCGACGGGGAGGCGGTCCTCGAGGACGAACTGGAGGGGACGGAAACCGGGGAGGCAGTCCTCGAGCGGGCCAGCTCGATCGCACGGGAGGCCGTGGGATCCCACCAGGGCGAGTTCCGGGTTTCCACGCAGCTTCTCACCGGACGACCCGCACACGCCATTGCCGATCACGCCACAGAGATCGGCGCTGACGCGATCTTCACCGGTCACCGCGGGCTCTCCAGTAAACGCGAGAAGATGGTCGGCAGCGTCGCTAAAGGGGTCGTCGACGAGGCCGACGTTCCGGTTACGATCGTCCGCTGA
- a CDS encoding helix-turn-helix domain-containing protein — MSGNATSDGDVIEKRNEGAGNGEILAREFSEDDRVLISFSVPEPDDVITILNCGQKNDLDIQNVGVIDPSSSDTCPVHVDIGLLTQTQWETLELAFAMDYYQNPRGTSLEELATELGISKSAVSQRLNGAERKLVQAMFQSIPLDHTTEQ; from the coding sequence ATGTCGGGAAACGCCACTAGCGACGGAGACGTCATAGAGAAGCGGAACGAAGGAGCCGGGAACGGAGAGATACTCGCCCGAGAGTTTTCCGAAGACGATCGCGTGTTGATCTCGTTTTCAGTTCCGGAGCCGGACGACGTCATAACTATCCTCAACTGTGGACAGAAAAACGATCTGGACATCCAGAACGTCGGGGTGATCGATCCGAGCAGCTCCGATACGTGTCCCGTCCACGTGGACATTGGACTGCTCACGCAAACGCAATGGGAGACCCTGGAGCTGGCCTTCGCCATGGACTACTACCAGAATCCCCGTGGAACCTCCCTCGAAGAACTCGCCACCGAACTCGGGATTTCGAAATCGGCGGTTTCTCAGCGACTCAACGGGGCAGAACGGAAACTAGTACAGGCCATGTTCCAGAGCATCCCGCTGGATCACACCACCGAACAGTAG
- a CDS encoding nucleoside phosphorylase → MPTSEDPNDDIQYHLEVGPDDVADAVLLPGNPERVDKITALWDDSREVASHREYRTATGSYEGSPISVTSTGIGSPSAAIALEELARVGAETFIRVGSCGAIQEGMDVGDLVITSGAVRQEGTSDEYVREDYPAVADQEVVSALVAAAERLRYDYHVGTTMSADSFYAGQGRPGVGGFRAAGSEELVDELREANVKNIEMEASAILTLANIYGLRAGAVCTVYANRITGEFRTEGESRAAETASLAVKLLGKMDAVKREHGTDRWHAGLSIE, encoded by the coding sequence ATGCCCACCTCCGAGGACCCGAACGACGATATCCAGTACCACCTCGAAGTCGGTCCCGACGACGTCGCAGACGCGGTGTTGCTCCCGGGGAACCCCGAACGCGTCGACAAGATCACGGCGCTTTGGGACGACAGCCGCGAGGTCGCCTCCCACCGGGAGTACCGCACGGCCACTGGGAGCTACGAGGGGTCGCCGATCTCGGTGACGTCGACGGGCATCGGCTCCCCGTCGGCGGCGATCGCGCTCGAGGAACTCGCCCGCGTCGGCGCCGAGACGTTCATCCGGGTCGGCTCGTGTGGAGCGATCCAGGAGGGGATGGACGTCGGCGACCTCGTGATCACCTCGGGTGCAGTCCGTCAGGAGGGAACGAGCGACGAGTACGTCCGAGAAGATTATCCGGCAGTCGCCGACCAGGAGGTCGTATCCGCGCTCGTCGCCGCCGCAGAGCGACTGAGATACGACTATCACGTGGGGACGACGATGAGTGCCGACTCGTTTTACGCCGGCCAGGGTCGCCCGGGGGTCGGCGGCTTCCGCGCGGCGGGGAGCGAAGAACTCGTCGATGAGCTCCGCGAGGCGAACGTGAAGAACATCGAGATGGAGGCCAGCGCCATCCTCACGCTCGCGAACATCTACGGATTGCGTGCGGGGGCGGTCTGTACCGTCTACGCCAACCGGATCACCGGGGAGTTCCGTACCGAAGGCGAATCGAGGGCGGCCGAAACAGCCAGCCTCGCGGTGAAACTGCTCGGGAAGATGGACGCGGTAAAGCGGGAACACGGGACGGACCGGTGGCATGCGGGGCTCTCGATCGAGTGA